In a single window of the Procambarus clarkii isolate CNS0578487 chromosome 51, FALCON_Pclarkii_2.0, whole genome shotgun sequence genome:
- the LOC138351918 gene encoding protein Asterix-like isoform X1, producing the protein MNNPTPGISKWRSNGGWSLKVQLLSIVDAANATTCTADFRHQQHCSRYKPSAQGTPGAPGEDPTTDYMNVLGMIFSMCGLMMRVVHFCSCDVLPSKPTANDTSMVQYINSSILSIVFG; encoded by the exons TACGCCTGGAATTTCAAAATGGCGTTCAAACGGCGGTTGGTCGTTGAAGGTTCAGCTGCTCAGTATTGTCGATGCCGCCAACGCGACAACATGTACCGCTGATTTCCGACATCAACAACATTGCTCCAG GTACAAACCATCAGCACAAGGGACTCCAGGGGCCCCTGGTGAAGATCCAACTACTGACTACATGAATGTACTAGGCATGATCTTCAGCATGTGTGGTCTAATGATGAGA GTTGTCCATTTCTGCAGTTGTGATGTCCTACCTTCAAAACCCACAGCCAATGACACCTCCATGGTCCAATATATAAACAGTTCTATATTATCGATTGTTTTTGGTTGA
- the LOC138351918 gene encoding protein Asterix-like isoform X2 translates to MQTSNNSSDPRRVDKIVRYKPSAQGTPGAPGEDPTTDYMNVLGMIFSMCGLMMRLKWCAWVALYCSCISFANSRVNDDTKQMLSFCCPFLQL, encoded by the exons ATGCAGACGTCAAACAACAGCTCTGACCCACGGAGAGTGGATAAGATTGTTAG GTACAAACCATCAGCACAAGGGACTCCAGGGGCCCCTGGTGAAGATCCAACTACTGACTACATGAATGTACTAGGCATGATCTTCAGCATGTGTGGTCTAATGATGAGA TTGAAGTGGTGTGCTTGGGTTGCGCTATACTGCTCCTGCATCAGCTTTGCCAACTCGAGAGTCAATGACGATACGAAACAAATGCTCAGCTTTT GTTGTCCATTTCTGCAGTTGTGA